In Lepus europaeus isolate LE1 chromosome 9, mLepTim1.pri, whole genome shotgun sequence, the following are encoded in one genomic region:
- the CHDH gene encoding choline dehydrogenase, mitochondrial — MRWVLRSWRLVRPGLVPGTLGRPQGSRAMGSAGAGTEFSYVVVGAGSAGCVLAARLTEDPAERVLLLEAGPRDVWAGSKRLSWKIHMPAALVANLCDDRYNWCYHTEPQPGLDGRVLYWPRGRVWGGSSSLNAMVYVRGHADDYDRWQRQGAQGWDYAHCLPYFRKAQAHELGAGTYRGGDGPLRVSRGKTNHPLHQAFLEAAQQAGYPFTEDMNGFQQEGFGWMDMTIHEGKRWSTACAYLHPALSRPNLQAEARTLVRRVLFEGTRAVGVEYVKNGQSHVARASKEVILSGGAINSPQLLMLSGVGPADDLQKLGIPVVCHLPGVGQNLQDHLEVYVQQACTRPITLHSAQKPLRKICIGLQWLWKFTGDGATAHLETGGFIRSQPGVPHPDIQFHFLPSQVIDHGRVPTQQEAYQVHVGTMRGTSVGWLRLKSTNPQDHPVIQPNYLSTEADIKDFRLCVKLTREIFAQDALAPFRGKELQPGSHVQSDGEIDAFVRAKADSAYHPSCTCKMGQPSDPTAVVDPQTRVLGVDNLRVVDASIMPSVVSGNLNAPTIMIAEKAADIIKGRPALWDKDVPVYRPKTLATQR, encoded by the exons ATGCGGTGGGTGCTTCGAAGCTGGAGGCTGGTGCGCCCGGGCCTGGTGCCGGGGACCCTAGGGCGGCCCCAGGGCAGCCGTGCTATGGGCAGCGCGGGCGCCGGCACCGAGTTCAGCTACGTGGTGGTGGGCGCAGGCTCGGCGGGCTGCGTGCTGGCGGCGCGGCTCACCGAGGACCCCGCCGAGCGTGTGCTGCTGCTGGAGGCCGGACCCAGGGACGTGTGGGCGGGCAGCAAGCGGCTGTCATGGAAGATCCACATGCCCGCGGCGCTCGTGGCCAACCTGTGCGACGACAGGTATAACTGGTGCTACCACACGGAGCCGCAGCCGGGCCTGGACGGCCGCGTGCTGTACTGGCCGCGCGGCCGCGTGTGGGGCGGCTCCTCGTCCCTCAACGCCATGGTCTACGTGCGCGGGCACGCCGACGACTACGACCGCTGGCAGCGCCAGGGCGCGCAGGGCTGGGACTACGCGCACTGCCTGCCCTACTTCCGCAAGGCGCAGGCGCACGAGCTGGGCGCAGGCACGTACCGGGGCGGCGATGGCCCTCTGCGGGTGTCGCGAGGCAAGACCAACCACCCGCTGCACCAGGCCTTCCTGGAGGCGGCGCAGCAGGCCGGCTACCCCTTCACGGAGGATATGAACGGCTTCCAGCAGGAAGGCTTCGGCTGGATGGACATGACCATCCACGAAG GCAAGCGCTGGAGCACGGCCTGTGCCTACCTGCACCCAGCGCTGAGCCGCCCCAACCTGCAGGCCGAGGCGCGAACGCTCGTGAGGAGGGTGCTGTTTGAAGGGACCCGAGCAGTGGGCGTGGAATACGTCAAGAACGGCCAGAGCCACGTG gCCCGTGCCAGCAAGGAGGTAATTCTGAGTGGAGGCGCCATCAACTCCCCGCAGCTGCTCATGCTCTCAGGTGTCGGGCCCGCCGATGACCTCCAGAAGCTGGGCATCCCCGTGGTGTGCCACCTGCCTG GGGTCGGCCAGAACCTGCAGGACCACCTGGAGGTCTACGTGCAGCAGGCGTGCACCCGCCCCATCACCCTGCACTCCGCCCAGAAGCCCCTGCGCAAGATCTGCATCGGTCTGCAGTGGCTCTGGAAATTCACAG GGGACGGAGCCACTGCCCATCTGGAAACTGGTGGGTTCATCCGCAGCCAGCCTGGGGTCCCCCACCCCGACATCCAGTTCCACTTCCTGCCATCCCAAGTGATTGACCACGGCCGGGTCCCTACACAGCAGGAGGCCTACCAG GTACACGTGGGGACCATGCGGGGCACGAGCGTGGGCTGGCTCAGACTGAAGAGCACCAACCCCCAGGACCACCCCGTGATCCAGCCCAACTACCTGTCCACAG AGGCCGATATCAAGGACTTTCGCCTGTGCGTGAAGCTGACCAGAGAGATTTTTGCCCAGGACGCCCTAGCTCCCTTCCGGGGGAAGGAGCTGCAGCCGGGAAGCCACGTTCAGTCGGATGGAGAGATCGACGCCTTCGTGCGGGCCAAGGCTGACAGCGCCTACCACCCATCGTGCACCTGTAAGATGGGCCAGCCCTCCGACCCCACCGCCGTGGTCGACCCACAGACCAGGGTCCTCGGCGTGGACAACCTCAGAGTCGTCGACGCCTCCATCATGCCCAGCGTGGTCAGCGGCAACCTGAACGCCCCGACGATCATGATTGCCGAGAAGGCAGCCGACATCATCAAGGGGCGGCCTGCCCTCTGGGACAAGGATGTCCCCGTGTATAGACCCAAGACCCTGGCCACCCAGcgttaa